Part of the Fodinicurvata sp. EGI_FJ10296 genome, TTTCCGGCGGGTCCAACATCTATCCACGCGAAATCGAGGAAAAGATTCTGACGAACCCGGCCGTCGCCGAAGTGGCGGTGCTGGGCGTACCCGATGCGAAATGGGGCGAAAGCGGTATCGCCGTCTGCGCGCTGAAGCCCGGAACGGCATTGTCCGAGACCCAGCTGCTGACATGGCTGGAGACTCATATTTCGCGTTATAAGTTGCCCAAACGTGTGGTTTTTCTCGATGCTTTGCCGAAATCCGGCTACGGCAAGGTGCCAAAGCGGCTGGTGCGCCAGACGCTTGAAGAGCGTGGCCTGTTGCCGGAACCAACCGGGGAGACATGATGATGCGCTGCGTTTCCCAACCCGGCCCTGCGACGGACCCGCGAACCATCGCAATTCCGGCCGGGGCCGTCGACATCGATGCGACGCTGGCGCCCGGCGCACCGCTGCTCGACCAGTTGTACGACCTCCTCCGCCGGCACGGATGTGAAAGCGGCGTGTTCCACATGACCGGCGGCACGCTCGATCCGTTCGCCTATGTGATTCCGGCGCTGTCGCCCAACGAACAGCACGCGGCCTATTACAGTGAGACGTTCCGCCCGGCCGGCCCATCGCACTTATCGCAGGGCGCAGTGACCATGGGTCTGCGCGACGGCGAACCCTTTTTTCACTGCCACGCCTTCTGGACCGAAAGCGGGGGCAAATCGGCTGGCGGCCACATCCTGCCGTTCGAAACCATCGTCGCCGGCGCCATTCGTGTCGTCGGCATCGGCCTGAAGGGCGCGGCCTTCGAAACACACGCCGATGCCGAGACCGGCTTCCCTCTGTTCACGCCGGTCCCGGCCGGGAGCCATGACGCAATCCCGGCCCCGGAATTGATCCCGGCACTGGCCGTGCGTCTCAAACCGCACGAGGACATCGTCACCAGTCTCGAAGGCGTGGTGCGGGCCGTAGGCTGGCAACGGGCGCGTGTGCACGGTGGCGTCGGCAGCATCATCGGCGCCCGCTACATCGACGCGCCGCCGGTCGATCCGTTCGCGACCGAAATGTTCCTGACCGACGGCATGATCGATCCGCTTGGCGACCACAGCCATCTCGAAACCGGCCTCGTCGATCTGACCGGCGCGCTTAGCAGCGGCAGCCTCGTGCCCGAGGACAACCCGATCCTGATGACGCTCGAAGTCGTTCTGACGCAATGCCAGAGTAGCGTGAGCCGATAGTGCCGGGAGTCATTGCTCGCCGCGAGCCCGCCACTCCAACTGTAGCCACTGGAAACGGAGATCAGAGTATGATGATGACAGGACCATCAGTCGCATTCGTGGCTATGCTGTTTCTATCCTGGACGGTACCGGACGGAGCGCCGTATCGCGACCTTCTGGCCGACCCCGGCAATGCCGAGATGGCGGTGGAAATCATGGGCTTTGCCGATGCGGAAACGTGCGAGGCCTTCATCGACAAAATACGCGAGGATGACTCAGGGGCGTTTCTGCCCTATGACGGCGCCACCGTCTCCCGCGCGGAATGCCGTCCGTACTGATCGGTGGCGGCCCTGCAAATGGAACACCCCCAGCGACCCGAGGATAGCGGCGACATGAGCCAAACACCTACCTTCGTCACCCATCTCGAATGCTCGATGACGGGAGAGCGGTATGAAGCCGACCAGCCGCACAACCTCTCGAAGGCGGGCAAGCCGCTTCTGGTGCGTTACGATCTGGATGCGCTGAAAGCCGCTTTCTCCAAAGATGTGCTGGCGGGACGCCAGTTTGAGGGGCTCTGGCGGTACCGCGAGATGCTGCCGGTGCGCCGGGCGGAGAACCGGGTTTCGCTGGGCGAGGTCGTCACCCCCCTGATCGACCTGCCAAAGCTCGCCGGCGGGGCCGGCCGACTCTCGGTCAAGGATGAAGGCCATCTGCCGACCGGAAGTTTCAAGGCACGCGGGCTGGTCATGGCGGTAGCGATGGCAAAGGAACTGGGACTGAACCATCTGGCCATGCCGACGAACGGCAATGCCGGTGCCGCTCTGGCGGCCTATGCCGGCCGGGCCGGGCAGCGGGCAACGGTCTTCTGCCCGGATGACACGCCCGAGATCAATGTCCGCGAGATCCAGGCCCAGGGCGCGAGGGTCTACCGGGTCAACGGCCTGATCAACGATTGCGGCAAGATCGTCGGCGACGGCAAGGCCGCTGCCGGCTGGTTCGACGTTTCCACCCTCAAGGAGCCGTATCGGATCGAGGGTAAAAAGACGATGGGCCTGGAACTGGCCGAGCAACTCGGCTGGGAACTGCCCGACGTCATTTTTTATCCCACTGGTGGCGGCACCGGACTGATCGGCATGTGGAAGGCTTTCGCCGAACTGGAGGCCATGGGCTGGATATCGGGGAAGAAACCCCGCATGGTCGCCGTCCAGGCCACCGGTTGCGCGCCGATCGTCAAGGCCTATGAGGCCGGCGAGGAGCACGCCCCGCTGTGGGAAAACGCCCACACGGTCGCCGCCGGCATTCGCGTACCGGTCGCAGTCGGCGATTTCCTGATCCTGCGCGCTGTTCGCGAAAGCGGCGGGTTCGCCATCGCCATCGACGACGACACGATCATGGCGGCCCGTGACGAAGTGGCGGCGGGCGAAGGGCTACTGTTGTGCCCGGAAGGGGCGGCCACTTATGCGGCTTATCGTCAGGCGCTGGCCGACGGCAAGGTCGCGGCGACCGATCGTTGCGTCCTGTTCAACTGCGCCACCGGCCTGAAATACCCCCTGCCCGAGGTCACCCGCAGCATCGACCGGCACGCCCCGATCGATTACGCGGCACTGTAGTAAACAAGAAAAAATTGCAACATCCCATCGAAACCACTACCAGTGCGGGCGTTACATTGCGAACCGCCCCGCTGGTGACATGCCGCCCCCCACTACTCCTCATGATGACCTTTTCAAGGCGCTGCTCGACGACCCGCGCCGTGCGGCAGCGGTTCTGAACGACTATCTCCCGCCGGAGATCGCACCGATGCTGGGGCATGCGCTGCCGGAGCCGATCGACGGCAGCTTCATCGACGAGGACCTCGCCAACAGCCAGAGCGACCGGCTGTTCCGGGTGCAGACCCGCGACGGGCGATCGGCCTTCGTCTATGCCCTGCTGGAGCACAAGAGTTCGGTCGACCCGGCGACGCCGATCCAGCTGGGCACCTATCTGCTGCGCATCTGGCGCCGGCATGGCGATGCTCCGGACGGGAATTTCCGCCGGCTGCCGCCGATCATCCCGATCGTGTTCTACCATGGCCGCCAGCC contains:
- a CDS encoding DUF296 domain-containing protein — protein: MMMRCVSQPGPATDPRTIAIPAGAVDIDATLAPGAPLLDQLYDLLRRHGCESGVFHMTGGTLDPFAYVIPALSPNEQHAAYYSETFRPAGPSHLSQGAVTMGLRDGEPFFHCHAFWTESGGKSAGGHILPFETIVAGAIRVVGIGLKGAAFETHADAETGFPLFTPVPAGSHDAIPAPELIPALAVRLKPHEDIVTSLEGVVRAVGWQRARVHGGVGSIIGARYIDAPPVDPFATEMFLTDGMIDPLGDHSHLETGLVDLTGALSSGSLVPEDNPILMTLEVVLTQCQSSVSR
- a CDS encoding threonine synthase, whose protein sequence is MSQTPTFVTHLECSMTGERYEADQPHNLSKAGKPLLVRYDLDALKAAFSKDVLAGRQFEGLWRYREMLPVRRAENRVSLGEVVTPLIDLPKLAGGAGRLSVKDEGHLPTGSFKARGLVMAVAMAKELGLNHLAMPTNGNAGAALAAYAGRAGQRATVFCPDDTPEINVREIQAQGARVYRVNGLINDCGKIVGDGKAAAGWFDVSTLKEPYRIEGKKTMGLELAEQLGWELPDVIFYPTGGGTGLIGMWKAFAELEAMGWISGKKPRMVAVQATGCAPIVKAYEAGEEHAPLWENAHTVAAGIRVPVAVGDFLILRAVRESGGFAIAIDDDTIMAARDEVAAGEGLLLCPEGAATYAAYRQALADGKVAATDRCVLFNCATGLKYPLPEVTRSIDRHAPIDYAAL